In Thiospirochaeta perfilievii, a single window of DNA contains:
- the pcnB gene encoding polynucleotide adenylyltransferase PcnB, protein MLIRYTTDKKGRPQKQAEVYQAKEHNINRSYIDKDAITVIEKLNRRGFQAYIVGGAVRDLMSKREPKDFDIVTDALPEDVKKIFRNSRIIGRRFKLVHIYFGAKIFEVATFRSLESTNNHNDYGGIEEDVLRRDFSINALYYSPSENQVIDYIGGVKDLRNKRLRSIIDLDTTFHEDPVRIIRGIKYSNISKLKIPFKLRMQMKKDVHLLNDVSISRLTEEVFKILLSGKSMIIMNDFIKYGLFSYLFPEINDPIIGKNRKEFKKQFFRDLDKLDKKLYRGVEKSKALALSYLLDAYLTGLGTFSTKNIVMKDFVHNIKTSLKPLIAPNVDVESAARILLKRKNIKINGKRRYSKNGGRPSFNKFKKIRKLDK, encoded by the coding sequence ATGTTAATTCGTTATACAACTGATAAAAAGGGAAGGCCCCAAAAACAGGCTGAAGTGTACCAAGCTAAAGAACATAATATAAATAGATCATATATAGACAAAGACGCTATTACTGTAATCGAGAAATTAAATAGACGTGGTTTTCAAGCATATATAGTTGGTGGTGCTGTAAGGGATCTCATGTCAAAACGTGAACCAAAGGATTTTGATATTGTTACAGATGCACTACCTGAAGATGTAAAAAAGATTTTTAGAAATTCAAGAATTATTGGTAGAAGATTTAAACTAGTTCATATATATTTTGGGGCTAAAATATTTGAGGTTGCTACCTTTAGATCCTTAGAATCTACAAATAATCATAATGATTATGGAGGTATAGAAGAGGATGTTTTAAGAAGGGACTTCTCTATAAATGCTCTCTACTACTCTCCTTCAGAGAATCAAGTAATTGATTATATTGGTGGTGTTAAGGATTTAAGAAATAAGAGATTAAGATCTATTATAGATTTGGATACTACATTTCATGAAGATCCAGTACGAATTATTCGTGGTATTAAATATAGTAATATCTCCAAGCTTAAAATACCATTTAAACTTAGAATGCAGATGAAAAAGGATGTCCATCTACTTAATGATGTATCTATTTCAAGATTAACTGAAGAGGTTTTTAAAATACTTCTCTCTGGAAAATCTATGATAATTATGAATGACTTTATTAAGTATGGGCTTTTTTCATATCTTTTCCCAGAAATAAATGACCCAATAATAGGTAAAAATAGAAAAGAGTTTAAAAAGCAATTTTTTAGGGATTTAGATAAATTGGATAAAAAACTTTATAGGGGTGTTGAGAAGAGTAAAGCCTTGGCTCTCTCCTACCTTTTAGATGCATATCTAACAGGGTTAGGAACATTTTCAACTAAAAATATTGTTATGAAAGACTTTGTTCATAATATTAAAACTAGTTTAAAACCACTAATTGCTCCAAATGTGGATGTAGAAAGTGCAGCTAGAATACTGTTAAAAAGAAAAAATATTAAAATAAATGGAAAAAGAAGATATTCAAAGAATGGAGGAAGACCTTCATTTAATAAATTTAAAAAAATAAGGAAGCTAGATAAATGA
- a CDS encoding tetratricopeptide repeat protein — MRKIVLFFLISTSYIFAIDYTTIPDDELVELAKDGDVEAQYSLAILLDQLKYEKNSQRLDYLERDSFKWYELAAQNGHPKSITKVALEYLSEFGQYKVKDYKKCINLLTQSAAEDREAALYLSIMYYFGLGVEKNSQSSLEYLIQSQKNFYRLRPLIYLEKELISMVRDLVKQENPYALFILGDFYYYGKTGAYNQDYKKAYRVYRKAADLGNVSAIYMVGLMNYNGIGILKDLHEAYNWIIKAAENNIIDAISKAGIMNYFGEGTVINYELAHSLFLKASEGGESLSQYFLGVMYYKGEGCQKDRDLSRKWIKEAYLNGSTSAKKFWETKELWK; from the coding sequence GTGAGAAAAATAGTTCTGTTTTTCTTAATCTCTACCTCGTATATCTTTGCAATTGACTATACAACTATACCTGATGATGAGTTAGTTGAGTTAGCTAAAGATGGGGATGTAGAAGCCCAATACAGTTTAGCAATACTATTAGATCAACTGAAATATGAAAAAAACAGTCAGAGATTAGACTATTTAGAGAGAGATAGCTTTAAATGGTATGAGTTAGCAGCCCAAAATGGGCATCCTAAGTCTATTACAAAAGTTGCCCTGGAGTATTTAAGTGAGTTTGGTCAATATAAAGTCAAGGATTATAAAAAGTGTATAAATCTCTTAACCCAATCTGCAGCAGAGGACCGGGAAGCAGCACTCTACCTATCAATAATGTACTATTTTGGTCTCGGAGTGGAAAAAAATAGTCAAAGTTCCCTTGAATATCTTATTCAATCACAAAAAAACTTCTATAGGTTAAGACCACTAATTTATCTAGAAAAAGAGCTTATTTCTATGGTGAGGGATCTGGTTAAACAAGAGAACCCCTATGCACTTTTTATACTTGGAGACTTCTACTATTATGGAAAGACAGGGGCTTATAACCAGGATTACAAAAAAGCCTATAGGGTGTATAGAAAAGCTGCCGATTTAGGAAATGTCTCTGCAATATATATGGTAGGTTTAATGAACTATAATGGTATTGGTATACTTAAAGATCTTCATGAAGCATATAACTGGATAATAAAAGCCGCTGAAAATAATATAATAGATGCTATTTCTAAAGCTGGTATTATGAACTATTTTGGAGAAGGAACAGTAATAAACTACGAATTAGCCCACTCTCTCTTTCTAAAGGCCTCTGAGGGAGGAGAATCCCTATCACAGTATTTTTTAGGCGTTATGTACTATAAGGGAGAAGGGTGCCAAAAGGATAGGGATCTATCTAGAAAGTGGATAAAGGAGGCCTATTTAAATGGCTCAACTTCTGCTAAGAAATTCTGGGAAACAAAAGAGCTGTGGAAATAA
- the prfA gene encoding peptide chain release factor 1 has product MKLDVKLDDMVKRFNEVEKQIADPDVLSDQKKYKDLMVEYSHLSEVVTTYNRYNELTQNILEAKEMLEMEEDAEMKEMAREELKELESQVDPILQELQMLLVPKDPLDGKDIIMEIRAGTGGDEAALFATDLYRMYVRYAEQKNWKVEIISSNENELGGFKEVVFSISGKNVYANLRYESGGHRVQRVPVTESNGRIQTSAATVAVLPEAEEADVDIKQNDLKIDVFRSQGCGGQSVNTTDSAVRITHLPTGVVVTCQDEKSQLKNKNKAMKVLRSRILEAEIERVNSERSENRKEQVGSGDRSQRIRTYNFPQGRVTDHRINLTLYKLDSFMQGNMEEMFSALKLSAQEDALK; this is encoded by the coding sequence ATGAAATTAGACGTTAAATTAGATGACATGGTAAAAAGATTCAACGAAGTTGAAAAACAGATAGCTGACCCAGATGTATTATCGGACCAAAAAAAATATAAGGATTTAATGGTTGAATACTCACATTTAAGTGAAGTGGTAACAACTTACAATAGATATAATGAACTAACACAAAACATCCTAGAAGCAAAAGAGATGTTAGAAATGGAAGAAGATGCAGAGATGAAGGAGATGGCAAGGGAGGAGCTTAAAGAGCTTGAGTCCCAAGTTGATCCAATCCTACAAGAACTTCAGATGTTATTAGTTCCAAAAGATCCCCTTGATGGTAAAGATATTATTATGGAGATTAGAGCTGGAACAGGTGGTGACGAAGCTGCACTTTTTGCAACAGATCTATACCGTATGTATGTAAGGTATGCAGAACAAAAAAACTGGAAGGTTGAGATAATATCATCTAATGAGAACGAGTTAGGTGGTTTTAAAGAGGTTGTATTCTCCATCTCTGGTAAAAATGTATATGCAAACTTACGTTACGAAAGTGGTGGTCATAGGGTTCAAAGGGTTCCAGTAACCGAGTCTAATGGAAGGATTCAAACTTCTGCGGCAACTGTTGCCGTATTACCAGAAGCTGAAGAGGCTGATGTGGATATAAAACAGAATGACCTTAAGATAGATGTTTTTAGATCCCAGGGTTGTGGTGGACAGTCGGTTAATACTACTGACTCTGCAGTTAGAATTACCCACCTTCCTACAGGTGTTGTAGTTACATGTCAGGATGAGAAGTCCCAACTTAAAAATAAAAATAAAGCGATGAAGGTTTTAAGAAGTAGAATTCTTGAGGCTGAGATTGAGAGAGTAAACTCTGAGAGATCAGAAAATAGAAAAGAACAGGTCGGTTCAGGGGATAGATCCCAAAGAATAAGAACTTATAACTTTCCCCAGGGAAGAGTTACAGACCACAGAATAAATCTTACACTATATAAACTAGACTCTTTTATGCAGGGTAATATGGAGGAGATGTTTTCTGCACTTAAACTAAGTGCTCAAGAAGACGCTTTAAAATAA
- the prmC gene encoding peptide chain release factor N(5)-glutamine methyltransferase, translating into MTIRDLLNYGADSLKNSSESPRLDCSILLAKVMGIDRASLFARYSDIVDDPHIEQFKKFITLRSQGYPVAYILNEKEFYGYTFYLEDGVLTPRPDTEILVETALDLIEKNSLKTGLDMCTGTGCIAITLKKECPKLDIIATDISPISERVFKVNNQKLLNNSINFIHSDLFSNLKDKKFDIIVTNPPYLTKKETEDRVLDGWKEPVLALDGGFDGLDLIHTIIDEAPNYLNNSGWLLIEASSNQMEDMKRSMESAGYKNIHILKDLASLDRIIVGKYE; encoded by the coding sequence ATGACAATACGAGATCTTTTAAACTACGGGGCTGATTCTTTAAAAAATAGTTCAGAAAGCCCTAGGCTGGATTGTTCAATCCTATTGGCTAAAGTAATGGGAATTGATAGAGCCTCTTTATTTGCAAGATACTCGGATATTGTTGATGATCCCCATATAGAACAATTTAAAAAGTTTATTACACTAAGGTCACAGGGTTATCCTGTGGCTTATATCTTAAATGAAAAAGAGTTCTACGGTTATACATTTTATTTAGAGGATGGAGTATTAACCCCTAGACCAGATACAGAGATCCTAGTTGAAACAGCGTTAGACCTTATAGAGAAAAATAGTTTAAAAACAGGGTTAGATATGTGCACAGGGACAGGCTGTATTGCAATTACCCTAAAAAAAGAGTGCCCTAAATTAGATATAATAGCAACGGATATCTCCCCTATTTCAGAGAGGGTTTTTAAGGTAAATAACCAGAAACTACTTAATAACTCTATAAATTTCATTCATTCTGACCTTTTTTCTAATTTAAAAGATAAAAAATTTGATATAATAGTTACTAACCCCCCATATCTAACAAAAAAAGAGACTGAAGATAGAGTTTTAGATGGGTGGAAAGAACCAGTATTAGCCCTTGATGGAGGGTTTGATGGTTTGGATTTAATTCATACTATTATTGATGAAGCTCCTAACTATCTAAATAACAGTGGCTGGTTATTAATTGAAGCATCTTCTAATCAGATGGAAGATATGAAGAGATCTATGGAGAGTGCTGGATACAAAAATATCCATATATTAAAAGATTTAGCATCTTTAGATAGAATTATAGTAGGGAAATATGAATAA
- a CDS encoding DJ-1 family glyoxalase III: MKKIGIIISPGFEEIEAITPIDILRRSGLEVITLGIGSTSVKGSHNIVIETDFLIDDYIDVDDVEGIVIPGGMPGATNIVNSTAAIKIVEKTYNKNCLVAAICASPGVVLGSLGLLVNRDFTCYPSFEDRVEGGIFLEQSVVVSDNIITSRGPGTAMEFSLAIVSYLISKEKADIISTALLFPRIS; this comes from the coding sequence ATGAAAAAAATTGGAATCATAATCTCCCCTGGGTTTGAAGAGATCGAGGCTATAACACCTATAGATATATTAAGAAGGTCTGGACTAGAAGTTATTACCCTTGGTATTGGATCAACAAGTGTTAAAGGAAGCCATAATATTGTTATTGAGACCGATTTTTTAATTGATGATTATATAGATGTAGATGATGTAGAAGGTATCGTTATTCCTGGTGGTATGCCTGGAGCTACAAATATTGTTAATTCAACTGCTGCTATTAAAATAGTAGAGAAAACTTATAATAAAAATTGTCTTGTTGCTGCTATATGTGCTTCTCCAGGAGTTGTATTAGGTTCTTTAGGTCTTTTGGTTAATAGAGATTTTACATGTTATCCAAGTTTTGAAGATAGGGTAGAAGGTGGTATTTTTCTAGAACAGAGTGTTGTTGTATCAGATAACATTATAACAAGTAGAGGTCCTGGTACTGCAATGGAGTTCTCATTAGCTATTGTAAGTTACCTAATTTCTAAAGAGAAAGCTGATATTATTTCCACAGCTCTTTTGTTTCCCAGAATTTCTTAG
- a CDS encoding RelA/SpoT family protein yields the protein MNNLITEDDIDRILTDLSKQLGIYTEDEKSRIMSAAKWACDQHRGQKRASGEPYIIHPISVAETLIKLKMDVPTVIGGLLHDVIEDTDITEEEFTELFGEEVTTLVNGVTKISIVNVQSKSIQESETIRKMFLAMVKDIRVILIKLADKKHNMGTLHYLRPDKQQRIAKECLDIYAPLAGKLGIYGLKSELEDASLKYLDKESYYKIKSFVSDKKKKRQQFLAKIEYNILEATKEQNITIDVKSRAKHFYSIYNKMVEKNKDLADIYDLLGLRILCSTTLECYNILGIVHSLWSPIAGRFKDYIAMPKENNYQSLHTTVMGEKGKTFEVQIRTFKMNQTAEYGIAAHWLYKEGKKDGHVKPSDLAVINKLKTWSDVNIDSVEYINTVIGDLLQDSIYVYTPKGDIIELPKGATALDFAYHIHSQIGDRCVGAKANNKIIALTKPLKSSQIISIMTSESAHPHVNWLKHVKTARAKSKIRNWLNAHHESVHAEKSVIVKASPSKIKEESEHFDTFIDTSVEHQEVTNSENNSIIIGNENNILVSFANCCHPVIGDKIVGFVSRGRGVIVHKKNCPNLSGINEFEERQISISWEAEKLNTVRKCRVTAKKTPGIFSEIEGSLKKYKAHLISGVLDENDRGMLEGNFTMELTNGEDFKKILKSIRTIPTIAYVQELK from the coding sequence ATGAATAACTTGATAACTGAAGATGACATTGACAGAATATTAACTGACCTAAGTAAACAATTAGGCATATATACAGAGGATGAGAAATCTAGAATTATGTCTGCTGCAAAGTGGGCTTGTGACCAGCATAGGGGTCAAAAAAGAGCCAGTGGAGAACCCTATATTATCCACCCAATATCTGTAGCGGAAACCTTAATAAAGCTTAAAATGGATGTTCCCACTGTAATAGGTGGACTTCTTCATGATGTAATTGAGGATACTGATATTACAGAAGAGGAGTTTACAGAACTTTTTGGCGAGGAAGTAACAACCCTAGTTAATGGTGTAACTAAGATAAGTATTGTAAATGTTCAAAGTAAAAGTATTCAAGAGTCTGAAACAATAAGAAAGATGTTTCTTGCAATGGTTAAGGATATAAGAGTTATACTTATTAAACTAGCAGATAAAAAACATAACATGGGAACACTCCACTATCTAAGACCTGATAAACAGCAGAGAATAGCAAAAGAGTGTCTTGATATCTATGCACCCTTAGCAGGGAAATTAGGTATCTATGGTTTAAAATCTGAACTAGAGGATGCATCCCTTAAATACTTAGATAAAGAGTCATATTATAAAATTAAGAGCTTTGTCTCCGATAAAAAGAAGAAACGACAGCAGTTTCTAGCAAAAATTGAGTACAATATACTAGAGGCGACAAAAGAGCAAAACATAACTATAGATGTAAAATCTAGGGCTAAACACTTCTACTCCATATATAATAAAATGGTAGAGAAAAATAAGGACCTTGCAGATATTTATGACCTTCTTGGTTTAAGAATTTTATGTTCTACAACCCTAGAGTGTTACAATATATTGGGTATTGTACACAGTTTATGGAGCCCTATTGCTGGTCGGTTTAAAGACTATATAGCCATGCCAAAGGAGAATAACTATCAATCTCTCCATACTACAGTTATGGGAGAGAAGGGTAAAACTTTTGAAGTACAAATTAGAACTTTTAAAATGAACCAAACCGCAGAGTACGGTATTGCAGCCCATTGGTTATATAAAGAGGGTAAAAAAGATGGGCATGTAAAACCTTCAGATCTTGCTGTAATAAATAAGCTTAAAACATGGAGTGATGTTAATATAGACTCTGTAGAGTATATAAATACTGTTATAGGGGATTTACTTCAAGACTCAATATATGTATATACACCTAAGGGTGATATAATCGAGCTTCCTAAGGGTGCTACAGCCCTAGATTTTGCCTATCACATACACTCACAAATTGGAGATAGATGTGTAGGAGCTAAGGCAAATAATAAGATTATTGCCCTTACTAAACCTTTAAAGAGTTCTCAAATAATATCAATTATGACTTCAGAGTCTGCCCACCCCCATGTGAACTGGTTAAAACATGTAAAAACAGCACGGGCTAAAAGTAAAATCAGAAACTGGTTAAATGCCCACCATGAAAGTGTACATGCAGAAAAGAGTGTAATTGTAAAAGCATCCCCAAGTAAGATAAAGGAAGAGAGTGAGCACTTTGATACTTTTATAGATACAAGTGTGGAGCATCAAGAGGTTACGAACTCAGAGAATAACTCAATTATAATAGGCAATGAAAATAATATTCTAGTTAGTTTTGCTAACTGCTGTCATCCAGTAATTGGTGATAAAATTGTAGGCTTTGTATCAAGGGGTAGAGGTGTTATTGTTCATAAAAAAAACTGCCCAAATCTATCAGGAATAAATGAGTTTGAAGAGAGACAAATTTCAATATCATGGGAAGCAGAAAAATTAAATACAGTTAGAAAATGTAGGGTAACAGCTAAAAAGACCCCTGGAATCTTTAGTGAAATAGAGGGATCATTAAAAAAATATAAAGCCCACCTAATATCTGGAGTTTTAGATGAAAACGATAGAGGAATGTTAGAAGGAAATTTTACTATGGAACTAACAAATGGTGAAGACTTTAAAAAAATATTGAAAAGCATAAGAACTATACCTACAATTGCTTATGTACAGGAATTAAAATAA